A single genomic interval of Dromiciops gliroides isolate mDroGli1 chromosome 1, mDroGli1.pri, whole genome shotgun sequence harbors:
- the LOC122735650 gene encoding myb-related transcription factor, partner of profilin-like, giving the protein MAAPGRKRKANFSNDETETLVWNVVRHFGALYGAEALRTHSALRNQLWGQIQSRVNFLGYTERSVEDLKHKWRDLRLDVKRKLTSKKGPPGSCGPHKARLTPLEKMVASTFTQASPEAEPEAFFDSEPGLEPPISPALRNGMMVSYASVDEEDEDTQAAPGHVKEGEEEEEERRGMLLLRHCSSRTSLASLPEDPGEAPPDWDGPAVVSDLSQVLSPSQLPPPSLEDEERGDGTSRGRPRGMNWEKLEDPGPRSPLFREESLPSSASPSGDPLRGGMSCSRSAREAWRTNLHRLLDLEEQWDQLYHQELGVWQEERAQQREERARDRELQSRLLSVLTDIRDELRYLRQERAFARRSQAMAASAAANTAQSLSPPLAFPTLGTPLSGTSPHSGPSFQPGSGAGFPGPALASTGRGESVGLSLSGRPPRRGRGRPRGSTSKHKRPPLAHS; this is encoded by the exons ATGGCGGCCCCTGGTCGGAAGCGCAAAGCTAACTTTTCTAATGATGAGACAGAGACACTGGTGTGGAACGTGGTTCGGCATTTTGGGGCCTTGTACGGGGCCGAGGCCCTGCGCACCCATTCTGCCCTCCGAAACCAGCTCTGGGGCCAGATCCAGAGCCGAGTGAACTTCCTGGGTTACACTGAGCGCTCTGTGGAAGACCTGAAGCACAAGTGGCGGGATCTACGGCTGGACGTCAAGCGGAAGCTCACCTCCAAGAAGGGCCCCCCTGGCAGCTGTGGTCCCCATAAGGCCCGCCTCACACCCTTGGAGAAGATGGTGGCCTCCACCTTTACCCAGGCCAGCCCTGAGGCAGAGCCAGAGGCTTTCTTTGACTCTG AGCCTGGCCTTGAGCCCCCAATCTCTCCAGCCCTCCGAAATGGCATGATGGTCTCCTATGCCTCGGTGGATGAGGAGGATGAAGACACTCAGGCAGCACCCGGCCACgtcaaggaaggagaggaagaggaggaagagagacgTGGAATGCTGCTGCTCCGACACTGCAGCTCTCGGACCTCCCTCGCCTCGCTTCCTGAGGACCCAGGTGAAGCCCCTCCTGACTGGGATGGCCCTGCTGTGGTCAGCGACCTCAGCCAGGTCCTCAGCCCCTCGCAGCTGCCCCCACCTTCACTTGAAGATGAAGAGAGAGGAGATGGGACCAGCAGGGGCAGACCTCGGGGTATGAATTGGGAAAAACTGGAGGATCCAGGCCCCCGTTCCCCACTGTTCCGTGAagagtctcttccttcctcagccTCGCCAAGTGGGGACCCCCTCCGGGGGGGTATGAGCTGTTCCCGGAGTGCTCGGGAGGCCTGGCGGACTAACCTGCATCGGCTCTTGGACCTGGAGGAACAGTGGGACCAGCTATACCACCAGGAGCTGGGGGTTTGGCAGGAAGAGCGGGCCCAGCAACGAGAGGAGCGGGCCAGAGACCGGGAGCTCCAGTCCCGCCTCCTCAGTGTCCTCACAGACATTAGGGATGAACTTCGCTACTTGCGCCAAGAGAGGGCCTTTGCCCGAAGGAGCCAAGCCATGGCGGCATCTGCCGCTGCCAACACAGCCCagagtctctccccacccctggcCTTCCCCACCCTGGGGACCCCCCTCTCAGGGACCTCACCACATTCTGGCCCCTCCTTCCAGCCTGGCTCGGGGGCTGGCTTCCCAGGCCCCGCCCTCGCCAGCACTGGCCGGGGGGAGTCAGTAGGACTGAGCCTCAGTGGAAGGCCGCCGAGGCGAGGCCGAGGAAGACCCCGGGGCTCCACATCCAAACACAAAAGGCCCCCCTTAGCTCACAGCTAG